In the Peptoclostridium acidaminophilum DSM 3953 genome, one interval contains:
- a CDS encoding RtcB family protein: MIKITDMKKKAPYMWEIDKSFRSDMNVPARIFATREMLDDVLKDRSIEQLVNVATLRGIQSAAIVMPDVHEGYGFPIGGVAATLWPSGVISPGGIGYDINCGVRLVKSQLELSDIKSRIKLLGAAIYTSIPSGVGKGGDILLSEAKLDEVLRHGAQKMVQKGYGFEADIDHTESRGCLENADPAMVSHQAKKRGEDQLGTMGAGNHFVEVGVVEEIYDEECANAYGLFENQITVLIHTGSRGLGHQVATDYIKIMMGKMRDYGIVVPDRELACAPFDSPEGQKYFAAMAAAANFAWANRQAIMHGVRLAWRDIFGGKLEDLELLYDVAHNIAKIETHIIDGKLQKVIVHRKGATRAFGPGNPEVPKDYRDVGQPVIIPGSMGTSSFVLAGANRSMELSFGSSCHGAGRQMSRSEAKRRVDATSIINELEHRGIHVQAGSLKGIAEEAPQAYKDVESVVNVVHEAGIAKKVAKLRPLMVIKG, from the coding sequence TTGATAAAAATAACCGACATGAAGAAAAAAGCCCCTTACATGTGGGAGATAGATAAGAGTTTCCGAAGTGACATGAACGTCCCCGCAAGGATATTCGCCACAAGGGAGATGCTCGATGACGTCTTAAAGGACAGATCCATAGAGCAGCTTGTCAATGTTGCCACTCTGAGAGGAATACAAAGCGCGGCAATAGTAATGCCTGACGTGCATGAAGGGTACGGATTTCCAATAGGTGGCGTAGCGGCTACTCTGTGGCCGAGCGGCGTCATTTCCCCCGGAGGCATAGGCTACGACATCAACTGCGGTGTCAGGCTTGTCAAGTCGCAGCTGGAGCTAAGCGACATCAAAAGCAGGATAAAGCTCCTCGGAGCAGCCATCTATACATCGATACCCTCCGGAGTCGGCAAGGGTGGAGACATACTGCTCTCGGAAGCTAAGCTGGACGAGGTGCTTAGGCACGGAGCCCAAAAGATGGTTCAAAAGGGATATGGCTTTGAAGCGGACATAGACCACACCGAGTCCCGCGGCTGCCTGGAAAATGCCGATCCGGCAATGGTATCGCATCAAGCCAAGAAAAGAGGAGAAGACCAGCTTGGGACAATGGGCGCAGGCAATCACTTTGTCGAGGTGGGTGTGGTTGAAGAGATATATGACGAGGAATGCGCAAATGCTTACGGATTGTTTGAAAATCAGATTACTGTGCTTATACACACGGGCTCGAGAGGATTGGGGCATCAGGTAGCCACTGACTATATCAAAATCATGATGGGTAAAATGAGGGATTACGGCATAGTCGTTCCGGACAGGGAGCTGGCTTGCGCTCCGTTTGACTCGCCGGAGGGCCAGAAATATTTTGCTGCAATGGCGGCCGCTGCAAATTTTGCCTGGGCAAACAGGCAGGCCATAATGCACGGTGTAAGGCTGGCGTGGAGGGATATATTTGGAGGAAAGCTTGAAGACCTCGAGTTGCTTTACGACGTGGCGCACAATATTGCAAAAATAGAGACACACATTATAGACGGGAAGCTCCAAAAGGTGATTGTCCACAGAAAAGGCGCTACCAGGGCGTTCGGCCCGGGCAATCCTGAGGTACCAAAGGACTACAGGGATGTAGGTCAGCCTGTCATAATCCCAGGAAGCATGGGTACGTCGTCATTTGTGCTTGCGGGTGCAAACAGGAGCATGGAGCTGTCTTTCGGTTCGTCCTGCCACGGGGCTGGGCGCCAGATGTCGAGAAGCGAGGCCAAGAGGAGAGTCGACGCGACAAGCATAATAAATGAGCTCGAGCACAGGGGCATACACGTTCAGGCCGGTTCGCTAAAGGGGATTGCAGAAGAGGCTCCCCAGGCGTACAAGGACGTGGAAAGTGTAGTAAATGTGGTGCACGAGGCCGGCATAGCAAAGAAAGTAGCAAAACTAAGGCCGCTTATGGTCATAAAGGGATAG
- a CDS encoding adenine nucleotide alpha hydrolase family protein, which produces MTKKVMVCVTKQKTSERLIKSGYKIAGPEGELYVLHITGKDLSLANCEVIQHLFDVSKKYDAQMSILHSKHVAETIKKFVSDNDINAIVLGESNEESVKSDMALKITSGMPDTVKTYIIPMSYSYLDKDVV; this is translated from the coding sequence ATGACTAAAAAGGTCATGGTTTGTGTTACAAAACAAAAAACATCCGAAAGACTTATCAAAAGCGGCTATAAAATTGCAGGCCCAGAAGGGGAGCTCTATGTGCTCCACATAACCGGAAAAGATTTATCACTGGCAAATTGCGAAGTAATACAACATCTGTTTGACGTTTCAAAGAAATACGATGCCCAAATGAGTATACTTCACTCTAAACATGTTGCCGAAACTATAAAAAAATTTGTCAGTGACAACGATATTAACGCCATTGTGCTCGGTGAATCAAATGAAGAATCAGTAAAAAGCGACATGGCACTTAAAATTACCAGCGGCATGCCCGATACGGTGAAAACATACATAATACCCATGTCTTACAGCTATTTGGATAAGGACGTAGTTTAA
- the thrC gene encoding threonine synthase — translation MNIFYKSTRGGESGISCPLAIVKGIANDGGLFVPDHIPGIDVDFETLKDYSYNELACYIIGKYFPEIENLRSCIDSAYDDKFDSDSRVSLVESCGVSFLELYHGPTAAFKDMALSLLPYLMTSSIKQLELEKEVVILTATSGDTGKAALAGFAGVPGTKIIVFFPSDGVSSIQKMQMVTQSEDNTFVFGIEGNFDDAQTGVKKIFADKELGSYLSGHGYMLSSANSINIGRLVPQIVYYVHSYLELLKNGKLSKGDKINFVVPTGNFGNILAAYYAMQMGIPVNKLICASNENNVLTDFLTSGTYDRNRPLIKTNSPSMDILVSSNLERMLYHMSGGSEAKVKAFMDKLGSEGVYSIDPEIKSNLDFIYGGCASEDETLETINNVYRECNYLMDTHTAIAYKVYSDYKASTGDSTYTVIASTASPFKFTMSVANAIGESGGEADEFKLMYSLSEKTGVRIPRGLDGIEKLKIVHKTTCKKEEMKDVVKKSLGL, via the coding sequence ATGAACATATTCTACAAGAGCACTCGCGGCGGGGAAAGCGGAATAAGCTGCCCTCTTGCCATAGTAAAGGGGATAGCTAATGACGGCGGGCTTTTCGTACCGGATCACATACCTGGCATTGATGTTGACTTTGAAACACTCAAAGACTACAGCTACAATGAGCTTGCCTGCTACATAATAGGCAAATATTTCCCGGAGATTGAAAATCTAAGGAGCTGCATAGACAGCGCGTATGACGACAAGTTCGACTCGGATTCAAGGGTGAGCCTAGTCGAAAGCTGCGGCGTAAGCTTTCTTGAACTCTATCACGGGCCTACCGCAGCCTTCAAGGACATGGCGCTTTCCTTGCTGCCATATCTGATGACAAGCTCAATAAAGCAGCTCGAACTCGAAAAAGAGGTTGTAATACTAACTGCAACCTCCGGAGATACCGGAAAAGCTGCTCTTGCTGGATTTGCAGGCGTGCCCGGCACAAAGATAATAGTGTTTTTCCCAAGTGACGGCGTAAGCAGCATACAGAAGATGCAAATGGTTACTCAAAGCGAAGACAATACCTTTGTATTCGGAATAGAGGGCAACTTCGACGACGCCCAGACAGGCGTCAAGAAAATATTCGCCGACAAGGAGCTGGGCTCGTATCTTTCAGGGCATGGCTACATGCTGTCTTCGGCCAACTCAATAAACATTGGCAGACTTGTGCCTCAAATAGTATACTACGTGCATTCGTACCTTGAGCTCCTCAAAAACGGCAAGCTGTCGAAGGGCGACAAAATAAACTTCGTAGTGCCAACAGGCAACTTCGGCAACATCCTTGCCGCATATTACGCAATGCAAATGGGCATACCTGTGAACAAGCTCATATGTGCGTCAAACGAAAACAACGTGCTTACAGACTTCCTTACAAGCGGAACTTATGACAGAAACAGGCCTCTTATAAAGACAAATTCTCCGTCAATGGACATACTCGTTTCAAGCAACCTAGAAAGGATGCTCTACCACATGAGCGGCGGCAGCGAAGCCAAGGTCAAGGCCTTCATGGACAAGCTGGGCAGCGAAGGCGTGTACTCCATAGACCCTGAAATCAAGTCGAATCTTGATTTCATATACGGTGGCTGCGCGTCAGAAGACGAGACATTAGAAACCATAAACAATGTCTACAGGGAATGCAACTACCTAATGGATACGCATACGGCAATAGCCTACAAGGTATACTCCGACTACAAGGCATCAACGGGCGACTCGACATACACGGTTATAGCTTCAACAGCCAGCCCTTTCAAGTTCACAATGAGCGTTGCAAACGCCATAGGCGAATCCGGCGGCGAGGCTGACGAGTTCAAGCTGATGTACAGCCTGTCTGAAAAAACGGGTGTGAGGATACCAAGAGGTCTGGATGGAATAGAAAAACTGAAGATCGTTCACAAGACTACATGCAAAAAAGAAGAAATGAAGGATGTCGTGAAAAAATCACTCGGACTCTAG
- a CDS encoding LapA family protein — protein MQIWFIFSLVFAVFVALFAVLNSEIVTIRVLWARYELSQSVVILISAAFGALVTYTMSLFGKFKSSMKSREIKGSVSVLEKQVRTLEEENKNYQIEIERLKAQAHALEASKETQIGETGNK, from the coding sequence ATGCAAATATGGTTCATATTTTCGCTCGTGTTCGCAGTGTTTGTAGCTCTTTTCGCGGTTTTGAATTCTGAAATAGTAACCATAAGGGTTTTGTGGGCCAGATACGAGCTTTCGCAATCTGTTGTTATATTGATTTCGGCGGCCTTCGGCGCTCTGGTAACATACACAATGAGCCTGTTTGGAAAATTCAAGTCAAGCATGAAATCCAGGGAAATCAAAGGCTCTGTGTCAGTGCTCGAGAAACAGGTTAGAACGCTTGAAGAAGAAAACAAGAACTATCAGATAGAAATAGAACGCCTCAAGGCGCAAGCTCATGCCCTTGAAGCATCAAAGGAAACGCAAATCGGCGAGACGGGGAATAAATAA
- a CDS encoding WG repeat-containing protein, translating to MRMAIVTLIVCILCSACTLIHFENGNTDVILDKKEEALAAVKKNGKWFYIDKKGNAVNELEFNAVSSFSEGLAAVEIGGRWGFIDGECNIVIEPQYDFVQDFEGGVARVELEGKQGYIDRMGNRIIEPRYDYIGYFSDGLATVRIGEAYGYIDKRGEVVIEPRFGYPSVFSEGLAGMNANGKYGYIDKTGSFVIEPRFDGISTFSEGMARVVIGDEWGYIDKEGDVVIEARYEYARDFSEGLAMVYYDGKWGYIDRTGDFVIEPLFEGLSFFHEGLAAAKIDGEWGYIDDEGDFTVEPQFDSLSFIKEGLAAAKIDGKWGYVDSDGDIVIEPQFDDVDLFQEGLAAVKIDDEWGYIDSDGDFVIEPRFEHVVGRFEGQPNEEKNKLQNTTL from the coding sequence ATGAGGATGGCAATTGTAACATTGATAGTTTGTATATTATGCTCGGCTTGCACTCTTATTCATTTTGAAAATGGAAACACAGATGTGATACTAGATAAAAAAGAAGAAGCCCTGGCTGCGGTAAAGAAAAATGGAAAATGGTTTTATATAGACAAGAAAGGGAATGCTGTAAACGAGCTGGAATTTAACGCTGTAAGTAGTTTTTCGGAAGGTCTGGCTGCGGTGGAAATTGGTGGTAGATGGGGATTCATAGACGGTGAATGCAATATTGTTATTGAACCTCAGTATGATTTTGTACAAGACTTCGAGGGAGGCGTGGCACGAGTAGAGCTGGAAGGAAAGCAAGGATATATAGACCGGATGGGGAACAGAATAATTGAGCCCCGATACGATTATATAGGCTATTTCAGTGACGGACTTGCAACTGTACGAATTGGGGAAGCCTATGGCTATATAGATAAGAGGGGCGAGGTTGTGATTGAGCCTCGATTCGGTTATCCGAGCGTATTTTCGGAGGGTTTAGCTGGAATGAATGCTAACGGCAAATATGGCTATATAGACAAGACAGGCAGCTTTGTCATAGAACCGCGATTTGATGGGATAAGCACATTTAGCGAAGGGATGGCTAGGGTGGTAATCGGAGATGAGTGGGGCTATATAGACAAGGAAGGCGATGTAGTAATAGAAGCCCGATATGAATATGCGCGGGATTTTTCTGAAGGTTTAGCGATGGTGTACTATGATGGCAAATGGGGCTATATAGACAGAACGGGAGACTTTGTAATAGAGCCGCTATTTGAGGGACTGAGTTTTTTCCATGAGGGCTTGGCGGCTGCAAAGATAGATGGCGAGTGGGGCTATATAGATGATGAAGGAGATTTTACTGTCGAACCTCAATTTGACAGCCTGAGTTTTATAAAAGAAGGCCTGGCGGCAGCGAAGATTGATGGCAAGTGGGGCTATGTAGATAGCGACGGGGATATTGTCATTGAGCCTCAGTTTGATGATGTGGATCTTTTTCAGGAAGGTCTGGCAGCAGTAAAGATTGATGACGAGTGGGGCTATATAGACAGTGATGGAGATTTTGTCATTGAGCCTAGATTTGAACATGTAGTAGGGCGTTTCGAAGGACAGCCAAATGAGGAAAAAAATAAATTGCAAAACACCACTCTTTAG
- a CDS encoding archease — MRRYSYLEHICDIRLKVEADSMEELFKAALDGMNSIIAGGAAEGLPESFERRICVESMDYTCLLVDFLSEVLLLTHSHYNIFSRIEIESLSSSRLEAVLHGRRVEEFDEDIKAVTYHEAEVVKNSQGNYESVIVFDI; from the coding sequence ATGAGGAGATACAGCTATCTGGAGCACATATGCGATATCAGGCTGAAGGTAGAAGCTGACAGCATGGAGGAGCTTTTCAAGGCGGCGCTCGATGGTATGAACAGCATAATAGCGGGCGGGGCCGCAGAAGGCTTGCCGGAATCATTTGAAAGGCGGATTTGCGTCGAATCTATGGACTATACGTGCCTGCTTGTTGATTTTCTATCCGAGGTGCTGTTGCTGACTCACTCGCACTACAACATATTCAGCAGGATTGAAATAGAAAGCCTCAGCAGTTCAAGGCTGGAAGCTGTGCTGCACGGGAGAAGGGTCGAGGAGTTTGACGAGGATATTAAGGCGGTGACATACCATGAGGCAGAGGTTGTTAAAAACAGTCAAGGGAATTACGAAAGTGTAATAGTATTTGACATATAG
- a CDS encoding aspartate kinase → MKEIIVQKYGGSSVGDIEKIKNVARRVIETKNKGFDVIVTVSAMGDTTDELIEKALMISQNPSSREMDMLLSTGEQVSVALLAMAIQSMGHDVVSLTGAQCGIITDSKHKKARINNIDTKRLQKELSEGRIIIVAGFQGINENQDITTLGRGGSDTTAVAIAAALGAAKCEIYTDVEGVYTADPRKVPSARLMKRISYDEMLELAELGAGVLHPRSVELARKFNVPLVVRSSFADSEGTEIVNMDQIERVAVRGISLDDDIAKVSVLEVPDRPGIAFKLFSMLSLNNINVDMIIQNVNRLSVNDISFTIKKDDMADFLKISETIKETIGAEKVTYDDSVAKLSIVGAGLAGSTEVMSKFFEALYELGINIQMISTSSIKISCIIDRDNAEKGMAKLHEKFQLG, encoded by the coding sequence ATGAAGGAGATTATAGTACAAAAATACGGCGGATCCTCGGTTGGGGACATAGAAAAAATAAAAAACGTAGCCAGAAGAGTCATTGAGACGAAAAACAAGGGCTTCGACGTGATTGTGACGGTTTCGGCAATGGGGGACACTACGGACGAGCTTATCGAAAAGGCCTTGATGATATCGCAAAACCCTTCAAGCAGAGAAATGGACATGCTGCTTTCCACAGGGGAGCAGGTATCTGTGGCGCTTCTAGCTATGGCTATCCAGTCTATGGGACACGATGTCGTTTCGCTTACAGGGGCGCAGTGCGGAATAATAACCGATTCCAAGCACAAGAAAGCCAGAATAAACAACATAGACACAAAGAGGCTTCAAAAGGAGCTTTCCGAAGGAAGGATAATAATAGTCGCAGGCTTCCAGGGAATAAATGAAAACCAGGATATAACTACTCTTGGCAGAGGCGGGTCTGATACTACCGCAGTGGCGATTGCAGCGGCTCTTGGCGCAGCCAAGTGCGAAATATATACGGATGTGGAGGGCGTTTATACGGCCGATCCAAGAAAGGTGCCATCAGCCAGGCTGATGAAGAGAATATCATATGATGAGATGCTTGAGCTAGCTGAGCTGGGGGCAGGCGTGCTCCATCCAAGGTCCGTGGAGCTTGCACGCAAGTTCAACGTACCGCTTGTAGTAAGATCAAGCTTTGCAGACAGCGAAGGAACTGAAATAGTCAACATGGACCAGATTGAAAGGGTGGCCGTCAGGGGTATATCCCTCGATGACGATATAGCCAAGGTATCTGTGCTCGAAGTGCCCGACAGGCCGGGGATAGCTTTCAAGCTCTTCTCAATGCTCTCGCTCAATAACATCAATGTGGACATGATAATACAAAATGTCAATAGGCTTTCTGTAAACGACATATCTTTCACCATAAAAAAGGATGACATGGCAGATTTCCTGAAAATATCGGAGACAATAAAAGAGACAATCGGCGCGGAAAAGGTGACTTATGACGACTCGGTGGCCAAGCTTTCAATTGTGGGAGCGGGGCTTGCCGGAAGCACGGAAGTCATGTCCAAGTTCTTCGAAGCGCTCTATGAGCTTGGTATAAACATACAGATGATAAGTACTTCTTCGATAAAGATTTCTTGCATAATAGATAGAGATAACGCTGAAAAGGGTATGGCCAAGCTGCACGAAAAATTCCAGCTAGGCTAA
- a CDS encoding regulatory protein RecX translates to MIKITRIERKKYSKGVWSLYSDEEHIADLHEDVLVQNGINIGKTLSKEDIDGLFKDEERAKAMDSALRQLSYRMKSEKELKDSLGRKGYSAELVEDVMSELKKRGYVDDQGFARMYAQSLLSSKKDGSRAVKMKLSQKGISREVTQSVVEELTSDEKEYEAALELAMKKLRGSYKNDEPDAIFRKLGGFLSRKGYSYEIVMKVLRKVTKKETD, encoded by the coding sequence ATGATTAAAATAACCAGAATTGAACGAAAAAAATATTCAAAGGGCGTGTGGTCTCTGTATTCAGACGAAGAGCACATAGCCGATCTGCACGAGGATGTCTTAGTGCAAAATGGTATAAATATAGGCAAGACTCTTAGCAAGGAGGATATCGACGGCCTTTTCAAGGATGAGGAACGGGCGAAAGCCATGGATTCAGCCTTGAGGCAGCTCTCATACAGGATGAAGAGCGAAAAGGAGCTTAAGGATTCGCTCGGCCGAAAGGGATACAGCGCGGAGCTTGTAGAAGACGTCATGAGCGAGCTCAAGAAGAGGGGTTACGTGGATGATCAGGGTTTTGCCAGAATGTATGCGCAGAGTCTCTTGAGCTCCAAGAAGGACGGGAGCAGGGCTGTGAAAATGAAGCTCTCCCAGAAGGGCATAAGCAGGGAAGTCACACAGAGCGTTGTCGAAGAGCTGACTAGTGATGAAAAGGAATATGAGGCTGCTTTGGAGCTTGCAATGAAAAAGCTAAGGGGAAGCTACAAAAACGACGAGCCCGACGCAATATTCAGAAAGCTCGGGGGATTTCTTTCGAGGAAAGGCTATTCGTATGAAATAGTGATGAAGGTGCTCAGAAAAGTCACAAAAAAAGAGACTGACTAA
- the metA gene encoding homoserine O-acetyltransferase MetA: MPIIIPEGLPAQKILEEENVFVMNEQRAYTQDIRPLRIAVLNLMPTKIQTETQFVRLLSNSPIQVELTLLHPESHESKNTSREHLDAFYHTFDEIKDQRFDGMIITGAPIEHLDYEEVTYWEELKQIMDYSKRNVTSTLHICWGAQAGLYHHYGVPKYPLEKKMFGVFEHVISDGSSRLTRGFDDEFYVPQSRHTEVRREDIENVEGLKILSESPDSGVYIVESRDNKQIFVTGHSEYDPCTLKGEYDRDVAKGLEIEIPRNYFKDNNPSNQPVVRWRSHANLLFSNWLNYYVYQETPYVL, translated from the coding sequence ATGCCAATAATAATACCAGAAGGGCTTCCGGCGCAAAAAATACTGGAAGAGGAAAATGTGTTTGTAATGAACGAACAGAGGGCATATACACAGGATATAAGGCCTCTTAGAATAGCAGTTCTAAACCTTATGCCTACAAAAATTCAGACTGAAACACAGTTTGTGAGACTTCTCAGCAACAGTCCGATTCAGGTGGAGCTTACGCTTTTGCATCCTGAGAGCCATGAATCCAAGAATACCTCAAGGGAGCATCTTGACGCGTTCTACCACACATTCGATGAAATAAAAGATCAAAGGTTTGACGGAATGATAATAACGGGCGCGCCCATAGAGCATCTGGATTATGAGGAAGTGACATACTGGGAAGAGCTAAAGCAGATAATGGATTATTCAAAGCGCAATGTGACTTCGACTCTCCACATATGCTGGGGCGCACAGGCAGGGCTGTACCATCACTATGGAGTTCCTAAGTACCCTCTTGAAAAAAAGATGTTTGGCGTATTTGAGCATGTTATCAGCGACGGAAGCAGCAGGCTTACAAGGGGATTTGACGATGAGTTCTATGTGCCGCAGTCAAGGCATACAGAGGTTAGAAGGGAGGACATCGAGAATGTAGAAGGCTTGAAAATCTTAAGCGAGTCGCCTGATTCGGGTGTTTATATTGTCGAAAGCAGGGACAACAAGCAGATATTCGTAACAGGCCATTCGGAATATGATCCTTGTACGTTAAAAGGAGAGTATGACAGAGATGTTGCCAAGGGACTTGAAATCGAGATTCCAAGAAATTACTTCAAGGACAACAATCCGTCAAATCAGCCGGTTGTCAGGTGGAGGTCGCATGCCAACCTGCTGTTTTCCAACTGGCTAAACTATTACGTGTATCAGGAAACACCATATGTACTTTAA
- a CDS encoding DUF5714 domain-containing protein, translating to MFTAIKEASGFVDKKLGVKLYDYENYAPVCSFKAKNKECTGLACPYFKSKK from the coding sequence GTGTTTACAGCAATAAAGGAGGCCTCAGGATTTGTGGATAAGAAGCTTGGCGTAAAGCTGTACGATTATGAAAACTACGCACCTGTGTGCAGTTTCAAAGCCAAGAACAAGGAATGCACCGGTTTGGCATGCCCATACTTCAAATCAAAAAAATAA
- a CDS encoding HD domain-containing protein, with product MSKGYEIVNNALEFASKAHSNQFRKGTNIPYIVHPVEVAMILQENGASSSVIAAGLLHDVLEDTDVSVSKLHDKFGAKICETVIGASEILEDRMSIPWETRKMHTINFLKTAHRDIQLVSCADKLSNSRSMLKNHVEKGMDFWSIFNADFESQAWYYRELVKSLQDLSGSKMYSEFVVTVDQLFGLSDGIAK from the coding sequence ATGAGCAAGGGATATGAGATTGTTAACAACGCCTTGGAGTTTGCTTCAAAGGCTCATTCGAATCAGTTCAGAAAAGGGACGAACATACCGTACATAGTGCATCCTGTAGAGGTAGCAATGATACTCCAGGAAAATGGAGCCTCAAGCAGTGTCATAGCTGCGGGTCTGCTTCATGACGTGCTCGAGGATACGGATGTTAGTGTTTCAAAGCTTCATGACAAATTCGGAGCTAAAATATGCGAAACCGTGATTGGTGCATCTGAAATTCTAGAAGACAGGATGAGCATACCATGGGAGACAAGGAAAATGCACACAATCAATTTCCTCAAGACAGCACACAGGGATATTCAGCTGGTGTCATGCGCCGACAAGCTCAGCAATTCAAGGAGCATGCTGAAAAATCATGTTGAAAAGGGTATGGATTTTTGGAGCATATTCAACGCTGATTTTGAGAGCCAGGCATGGTATTACAGGGAGCTTGTGAAAAGCCTTCAGGATCTTAGCGGCTCCAAAATGTACAGCGAATTTGTAGTGACGGTAGATCAGCTGTTTGGACTGTCTGATGGTATAGCAAAATGA
- a CDS encoding WG repeat-containing protein, with translation MRRIMLTILISFFFFALHIVYAESQDIYVDINGEKIVFEVKPVIDRGRVLVPIRAIVEKMGMAVTWNDAVKEISAVKNDTQIKMQINSNRAMVNGKEIELDVPPKIVNGITIVPVRFISEITGATVYWNEDNRTVYISFENKMTAAAVKKNGKWFYIDKKGNAVNELEFNAVSSFSEGLAAVEIGGRWGFIDGECNIVIEPQYDFVQDFEGGVARVELEGKQGYIDRMGNRIIEPRYDYIGYFSDGLATVRIGEAYGYIDKRGEVVIEPRFGYPSVFSEGLAGMNANGKYGYIDKTGSFVIEPRFDGISTFSEGMARVVIGDEWGYIDKEGDVVIEARYEYARDFSEGLAMVRYDGKWGYIDRTGDFVVEPLFEGLSFFHEGLAAAKIDGEWGYIDDEGDFAVEPQFDSLSFIKEGLAAAKIDGKWGYVDSDGDIVIEPQFDDVDLFQEGLAAVKIDDEWGYIDSDGDFVIEPIFEHVVGRFENLE, from the coding sequence ATGCGAAGAATAATGTTGACGATATTAATAAGCTTTTTTTTCTTTGCACTCCATATTGTTTATGCAGAAAGCCAAGATATATATGTGGATATCAATGGAGAAAAGATTGTTTTTGAGGTTAAGCCTGTCATTGATAGGGGAAGAGTTCTAGTCCCTATAAGGGCAATCGTTGAGAAAATGGGGATGGCTGTTACGTGGAATGATGCTGTTAAAGAAATAAGCGCAGTTAAGAATGACACTCAAATTAAAATGCAAATTAACAGCAACAGGGCAATGGTTAATGGAAAAGAAATCGAATTGGATGTCCCTCCTAAAATAGTAAATGGAATAACTATAGTACCTGTGCGGTTTATAAGTGAAATCACAGGAGCCACCGTTTACTGGAATGAAGATAATAGAACAGTTTATATTTCTTTTGAAAATAAGATGACTGCTGCTGCGGTAAAGAAAAATGGAAAATGGTTTTATATAGACAAGAAAGGGAATGCTGTAAACGAGCTGGAATTTAACGCTGTAAGTAGTTTTTCGGAAGGTCTGGCTGCGGTGGAAATTGGTGGTAGATGGGGATTCATAGACGGTGAATGCAATATTGTTATTGAACCTCAGTATGATTTTGTACAAGACTTCGAGGGAGGCGTGGCACGAGTAGAGCTGGAAGGAAAGCAAGGATATATAGACCGGATGGGGAACAGAATAATTGAGCCCCGATACGATTATATAGGCTATTTCAGTGACGGACTTGCAACTGTACGAATTGGGGAAGCCTATGGCTATATAGATAAGAGGGGCGAGGTTGTGATTGAGCCTCGATTCGGTTATCCGAGCGTATTTTCGGAGGGTTTAGCTGGAATGAATGCTAACGGCAAATACGGCTATATAGACAAGACGGGCAGCTTTGTCATAGAACCGCGATTTGACGGGATAAGCACATTTAGCGAAGGGATGGCTAGGGTGGTAATCGGAGATGAGTGGGGCTATATAGATAAGGAAGGCGATGTAGTAATAGAAGCCCGATATGAATATGCGCGGGATTTTTCTGAAGGTTTAGCGATGGTGCGCTATGATGGTAAATGGGGCTATATAGACAGAACGGGAGACTTTGTAGTAGAACCGCTATTTGAGGGACTGAGTTTCTTTCATGAGGGCTTGGCGGCTGCAAAGATTGATGGCGAGTGGGGCTATATAGATGATGAAGGAGATTTTGCTGTTGAACCTCAATTTGACAGCCTGAGTTTTATAAAAGAAGGCCTGGCGGCAGCGAAGATTGATGGCAAGTGGGGCTATGTAGATAGCGACGGGGATATTGTCATTGAGCCTCAGTTTGATGATGTGGATCTTTTTCAGGAAGGTCTGGCGGCAGTAAAGATTGATGACGAGTGGGGCTATATAGACAGCGATGGAGACTTTGTCATTGAGCCTATATTTGAACATGTAGTAGGGCGTTTCGAAAACCTGGAATAG